CTCACACAGGTGCTCGCCGGGCCGTACTGTACGATGCTGCTCGCGGACATGGGCGCGGAGGTCGTAAAGGTCGAGCGGCCGGGCGGGGACCTGATCAGGTCGAACCCGCCGTTCTACGAGGACCCGGACGCGGAACCGTACGGCGGCTACTTCCAGAGTGTCAACCGCGGGAAGCGGAGCCTCGAACTCGACCTCGGTGGCAGGGACGACCGCGAAGCGTTCCTCTCGCTCGTCGAGAAAGCGGACGTCGTCGTCGAGAACTACCGCGCAGGGACGATGGAGAAGTTCGATCTCGGCTACGAACGGCTCCGCGAGCACAACCCCGAGCTCGTCTACAGCGCCATTCGGGGGTTCGGTGATCCTCGCACCGGCGAGACTGATCGACAGGGACAGCCGTCCTTCGATCTGATCGCGCAGGCGCTCGGCGGCGTGATGGAGATCACCGGCGAGGCGGACGGACCACCGATGAAAGTCGGGCCGGGCGTCGGTGATCTCTTCACGGCCGCCCTCAACGCCGTCGCGATCCTCGCGGCGATCCACCACCGTGAGCGAACGGGTGAGGGGCAGTTCGTCGACACCGCGATGTACGACAGTATGATCAGCCTCTGTGAACGCACCGTCTACCAGTACTCGTACGGGGGCGACCCGCCGACGCGACAGGGCAACTCCCACCCGACACTGTTCCCC
This DNA window, taken from Natranaeroarchaeum aerophilus, encodes the following:
- the mct gene encoding succinyl-CoA:mesaconate CoA-transferase, which gives rise to MGALDDLYVLDLTQVLAGPYCTMLLADMGAEVVKVERPGGDLIRSNPPFYEDPDAEPYGGYFQSVNRGKRSLELDLGGRDDREAFLSLVEKADVVVENYRAGTMEKFDLGYERLREHNPELVYSAIRGFGDPRTGETDRQGQPSFDLIAQALGGVMEITGEADGPPMKVGPGVGDLFTAALNAVAILAAIHHRERTGEGQFVDTAMYDSMISLCERTVYQYSYGGDPPTRQGNSHPTLFPYDAFEAADGYVVIAAFGTNHWQQLCEAIDRPALAEEYDDRASRLANREMLREAIATWTRSRDTETILAALSGIPVAPVQDVADVFADDHVDAREMLVDVDQPGSGSSVTVAGNPIKMTRTPTDPGRRAPLLDEDRAELLGGRERTTTGRPTPGDDE